A window from Podospora bellae-mahoneyi strain CBS 112042 chromosome 1 map unlocalized CBS112042p_1, whole genome shotgun sequence encodes these proteins:
- a CDS encoding uncharacterized protein (EggNog:ENOG503P3S2; COG:S), translated as MKEPSTWDRVLEMRIGGESFRLSACTQLDRCGYGTIGMWPLLPWHFSECSQPVGIVVTRSISKSTAKGIYPNSSTMTLISKSITGFGSLLLAHACYSAQEHSALQSFRAATSAALTLTPTAATSLPMDIAIETAVAILVILVGLVLGTSPMRPIQWREWAGKIEREGEDGFKDNNGQVNRDYLGNPFAYIEGRPNFVDIRKQRNEFTEWVKGQGQEQK; from the exons ATGAAAGAACCGAGTACTTGGGACCGTGTCTTGGAGATGAGAATAGGGGGTGAAAGTTTTCGTTTAAGTGCATGCACACAACTGGACCGTTGCGGCTATGGAACTATCGGGATGTGGCCCCTGCTTCCTTGGCATTTCTCGGAGTGCTCCCAACCAGTTGGCATCGTCGTCACCAGAAGCATCTCCAAGTCAACAGCAAAAGGCATATACCCAAATTCCTCCACCATGACGTTAATATCCAAGTCCATCACTGGTTTTGGCAGTCTTTTACTCGCACATGC GTGCTACTCGGCCCAGGAGCATTCGGCCCTGCAGTCGTTCCGAGCTGCCACCTCGGCAGCATTGACGTTAACTCCCACCGCTGCCACATCCCTGCCGATGGATATCGCGATCGAAACGGCTGTTGCTATTCTGGTTATTCTTGTCGGCCTGGTTCTCGGCACATCCCCCATGCGCCCGATCCAGTGGCGCGAGTGGGCTGGGAAGATTGAaagggagggcgaggacgggTTCAAGGACAACAACGGGCAGGTGAACCGGGACTACTTGGGCAATCCGTTCGCGTACATTGAGGGTAGGCCAAACTTTGTGGATATTCGGAAGCAACGCAATGAGTTTACCGAGTGGGTGAAAGGTCAGGGGCAAGAGCAAAAGTGA
- a CDS encoding uncharacterized protein (COG:H; EggNog:ENOG50KOG1083) — protein MPATRKRALPEVSSENAQEPPQDSLLIRIRNMWQFANLVQFMMLFGKALKLDNLDIEDLEAECLKPGSMALQNIGLGFLKFLSSHRGLTHDLFDEYTRRQYLNKAPEKNPFGNSEVSLRFADFDVFTKIRILQQMTQFIIMSSEKLRDKTEEQKDTDQTHWRIEPYGWDRHDRTYYVLDDNRLYRMSEAPAAPAKPKKNTKKAKAAKRANKRRRVASGAASDTEDAGDEASEAGAPAEPEDDGLGGMKWECLAATLSEVRDFISSLEKTKDPNEKILRNQIQAHLLPILEQQEESRRRKQLQREKELLNLEKMAHAKRSSRIAGKLEHRKEEERVREEERRQREEEAARRKEETKRAKIEREREHRLMSRERRLKEREVRRLQHEEELAQLSEDSKSTASARMSDRRRIAEIERNKKALQELEEEEEDWIFDCICGAYGQIDDGTHSVACERCNVWQHSKCLGIDEKEAEEEDFHFVCEPCRRREKEIEQRPLIKLKVNKQEEAPISFSPPSAPTENTTGEADGRARLVVELPLKASSGVDESTEQPASAPSLDEANGDRPATTKLPDSQGSNPFSSPRPNLLPHAQLSRGNPVSGASDSSLPVFPESGNGISPTKESHRPSSPPTKTLASIGEPGRPASPILNITNTFRPPQSQDSRSDGRSSPLPPSSISPTKHSPPPPQRRGVHGTNGNGIATPSQSFGNPGVSIFPPVAALSPSPRQQILTPPVKNPGPVRVPPLGPTPAVLPSTPNQSSEQIGL, from the exons ATGCCAGCAACGCGCAAACGGGCGCTGCCCGAGGTCAGCTCGGAAAATGCCCAAGAGCCGCCGCAGGACTCCCTTCTCATTCGCATCAGGAACATGTGGCAATTCGCCAACTTGGTTCAGTTCATGATGTTATTTGGCAAAGCCCTGAAGCTCGACAATTTGGACATAGAG GATTTGGAGGCAGAATGTCTGAAGCCTGGGTCCATGGCTTTGCAGAACATTGGCCTGGGCTTCCTCAagttcctctcctcccaccgtGGCCTAAC GCACGATCTATTCGACGAGTACACGAGACGACAGTATCTCAACAAAGCGCCGGAGAAGAACCCGTTTGGCAATTCAGAGGTTTCATTGCGATTTGCCGATTTTGATGTTTTCACCAAG ATTCGTATTCTGCAACAAATGACGCagttcatcatcatgagCTCCGAGAAGCTGCGGGATAAGACGGAGGAACAAAAGGATACAGATCAGACGCACTGG CGGATTGAACCCTACGGATGGGATCGACATGATCGAACATACTACGTGCTCGACGACAACCGATTGTACCGCATGTCGGAGGCGCCGGCGGCACCAGCAAAACCTAAGaagaacaccaagaaggCGAAAGCAGCAAAACGTGCCAACAAACGGCGCCGCGTAGCATCTGGTGCCGCGAGCGATACCGAGGATGCTGGAGACGAGGCCTCTGAAGCTGGCGCGCCCGCCGAACCAGAGGATGATGGGCTTGGAGGCATGAAATGGGAATGCTTGGCCGCCACCTTGAGCGAGGTCCGCGACTTCATTTCATCCTTGGAGAAAACCAAAGACCCCAATGAGAAGATTCTCCGCAATCAGATTCAAGCTCATCTCCTGCCGATCCTCGAGCAACAGGAAGAATCCAGAAGACGTAAACAACTACAACGAGAAAAGGAGCTTCTGAACCTGGAGAAAATGGCGCACGCTAAGAGGTCGAGTCGAATCGCTGGCAAGCTTGAACACCGTAAAGAGGAAGAACGTGTCCGCGAAGAAGAGCGGAGGCAAcgcgaggaagaggccgcTAGAcgcaaggaggagacgaaACGGGCAAAGATCGAGCGCGAAAGAGAACACAGGTTGATGTCAAGAGAGCGCAGgctgaaggagagagaggttCGACGTCTTCAgcatgaggaggagttggctcAGCTGTCCGAGGACAGCAAGAGCACAGCCTCTGCCCGTATGTCAGACCGTCGAAGGATTGCCGAGATCGAGAGGAACAAGAAGGCTTTgcaggagctggaagaggaagaggaggactgGATTTTTGATTGCATTTGCGGCGCATACGGACAAATCGACGACGGAACCCACAGTGTTGCCTGTGAGCGGTGTAATGTCTGGCAGCACAGCAAGTGTCTTGGCATCGATGAaaaggaggctgaggaggaagatttTCACTTTGTTTGCGAACCTTGTCGTCGGCGCGAAAAGGAAATTGAGCAGCGGCCTctcatcaagctcaaggtGAATAAGCAGGAAGAAGCTCCGATCTCTTTCTCGCCACCTTCCGCACCAACTGAAAACACCACGGGCGAGGCTGACGGTCGTGCCCGACTGGTTGTGGAGCTGCCATTGAAGGCCTCctctggtgttgatgaaTCGACAGAGCAGCCGGCGTCTGCACCATCATTGGACGAAGCAAATGGGGACCGCCCCGCAACGACGAAACTCCCAGATTCACAGGGGAGCAACCCATTTTCATCGCCACGTCCGAATCTGCTCCCGCACGCTCAGCTGTCCCGTGGTAATCCTGTGTCCGGCGCCTCCGATAGCAGTCTTCCTGTGTTCCCCGAAAGCGGCAATGGTATCTCCCCCACAAAGGAATCGCACCGTCcttcgtcaccaccaacaaagaCACTTGCTTCGATCGGAGAGCCAGGCCGACCTGCCTCGCCTATATTGAACATTACCAACACGTTCAGACCTCCGCAGTCCCAGGATAGCAGATCAGACGGGCGGTCATCACCTTTGCCGCCATCGAGTATCTCTCCCACTAAGcactcgcctcctcctcctcagcgtCGCGGTGTCCACGGGACCAATGGTAACGGGATCGCCACTCCTTCGCAGAGCTTTGGCAATCCAGGCGTGTCGATATTCCCTCCCGTTGCCGCCTTGTCGCCTTCCCCGAGGCAGCAAATCCTCACCCCTCCCGTGAAAAACCCAGGGCCAGTCAGAGTCCCCCCACTGGGACCCACACCTGCCGTGTTGCCTTCTACACCAAACCAGTCCTCTGAGCAAATTGGCTTGTGA
- a CDS encoding uncharacterized protein (EggNog:ENOG503P8CC; COG:K), which produces MDRNTPLSPSLPKGEPLPVGFNELLQHNAATPHDMNAADSIRVQSQPASRYGTPAPQLTHSQSFDPSMSYQRGGAQIPGFHPMYPDSSPYGPIPDMSQPYGTPAASPPTPSRASDIMSIHGGNIVIGKALAPRRAGVEKASSKKKKERAKPPKNLPTLDRPLSDLTKDSAIPITDIETYVNRDATARQDEVTQCRKNPGKVKRPMNAFMLYRKAYQQRAKEWASQHNHQVVSRVCGSSWPLEPEHIRQQFKAWADLERDNHQKAHPNYKFTPSKPHKPAKYDENFDAHSEASDLDEYGDWQHAAARMRSATNTPNDDGDYIPSRSVYAATHHPLMGLHGLGPHHQNRSAFEFSNPGKPMPSAYDTRGLTNTFYESHIQNTQKSHLHPGMIEDVLMRKTPSPSMAFQQHTHGLPSHYELNQYHHPQHTRPPHEQQAHSQSQSQGHSQPQPPRFEHRIDPSLMSHEELFNGTNNLNNINNSISTLFDGTGLAGTNNSQHGWQTGQLTSNNDPENQFSHFNLGLDNTLSVEQHSQFLGGADEWRMEPLSEGAHFEANWAETKADQ; this is translated from the exons ATGGATCGCAAtacccccctctccccaagcCTGCCGAAAGGAGAGCCGTTACCTGTCGGCTTCAATGAGCTTCTGCAACATAACGCTGCCACACCGCACGATATGAACGCCGCCGATTCCATTCGAGTACAATCGCAACCGGCTTCAAGATATGGAACCCCGGCGCCCCAGTTAACACATTCGCAAAGTTTCGATCCGTCCATGTCATACCAGCGTGGAGGTGCTCAGATT CCGGGCTTCCACCCCATGTATCCCGACAGCAGTCCGTACGGCCCTATTCCAGAT ATGTCGCAGCCTTATGGCACACCGGCAGCGTCACCCCCTACACCTTCACGGGCGTCTGATATCATGAGCATACACGGCGGCAATATCGTAATCGGGAAGGCGCTGGCACCAAGACGCGCGGGGGTGGAAAAGGCATCATctaaaaagaagaaggaaagagcGAAGCCGCCGAAAAATTTGCCAACTTTGGACAGGCCGCTGAGTGACTTGACAAAAGACTCGGCCATTCCGATCACCGATATCGAGACGTACGTGAACCGAGACGCCACCGCACGGCAAGACGAGGTCACCCAGTGCAGGAAGAATCCCGGCAAGGTCAAAAGGCCCATGAACGCCTTCATGCTGTATCGCAAGGCCTATCAGCAACGTGCCAAAGAATGGGCGTCTCAACACAACCATCAGGTCGTCTCACGGGTCTGCGGTTCCAGCTGGCCACTTGAGCCCGAGCATATCCGACAGCAGTTCAAAGCCTGGGCCGACCTCGAACGTgacaaccaccaaaaagcGCACCCGAACTACAAGTTCACGCCGTCCAAACCTCACAAGCCAGCAAAGTACGACGAAAACTTCGACGCCCACAGTGAAGCCTCGGACTTGGATGAGTATGGCGACTGGCAACACGCGGCGGCCCGGATGCGGTCTGCTACCAACACGCCCAACGACGACGGGGACTACATTCCAAGTCGCTCCGTCTATGCCGcaacccatcaccctctGATGGGATTGCACGGGCTGGGGCCTCATCACCAGAACCGATCGGCCTTTGAATTTTCCAACCCGGGGAAACCAATGCCGTCCGCATACGACACTCGAGGGTTAACGAACACCTTTTACGAGAGCCACATCCAGAACACCCAAAAGAGCCACTTGCACCCAGGTATGATAGAGGATGTTCTGATGCGCAAGACGCCATCGCCGAGTATGGCattccaacaacacaccCACGGATTGCCCTCGCATTACGAGTTGAATcaataccaccacccacaacaCACACGCCCTCCTCACGAGCAACAAGCTCATTCACAATCCCAGTCACAGGGTcattcccaaccccagcccccccGCTTTGAGCACCGTATCGATCCGTCGTTGATGTCTCACGAGGAGCTCTTCAACGGAACGAAtaacctcaacaacatcaacaattCCATATCCACCCTCTTCGACGGCACTGGGCTCGCCGGCACCAACAATTCGCAGCATGGTTGGCAAACAGGCCAGCTGACATCCAACAACGACCCAGAGAACCAGTTCTCCCACTTCAACCTAGGGCTCGACAACACACTTTCGGTTGAGCAGCACAGCCAGTTTCTCGGGGGGGCAGACGAGTGGCGGATGGAGCCTTTGTCAGAAGGGGCGCACTTTGAGGCCAACTGGGCCGAAACCAAGGCTGATCAATAG
- a CDS encoding uncharacterized protein (COG:L; EggNog:ENOG503NVR7) yields MAVNMDREGKVGCAYYSAVDETLFLEDDIAMGGIETVETFLLHLEPTSVLISNRAADSLVQFLEPNAQKFDDDQTSRTDKGPYILRHLVSAQFNYDTARELLANVGIFSDESQEPDPLQVQSGEEEPIQCIGSSSHIKLVRLARIINLESQLSVGCAGAVLTDLERRRAVEEESGSGEEGKVPFRVKRIKMNLSTDTMLLGADALISLNIIRPHIQAIPGLRGSSDEPRAKENLSVADLLASLASTTQGKQKVRQMLLRPSLNLDVIHQRQSTIHMMLDPENVSIVKSMRKLLKRLKSPKTLLLHVKKGVDRVRGHLSLRMGDWKAVVRFATVAANVHQAVTSLVRTSGLEIISKICDTIDPRPFLLLADKIMRTFDFEASKDSQRTIILSGASPGLDQLRQELAEVCDMLPDIRDNIAREAPRWANKHILHCTVMEQSGFLIGVAIKPDTGVGVYYGHDLLDDEWELVFVTEGVAYYKNKLMHDLDSQYGDLPSYITEEEMLLVMELSGHVREQEKAILAASEIYAELDSLSALASAAEKYNWVAPTMTTSNIIDIIDGRHPLQELVVPSFIPNNCSLRGGFGKTKLHGSLDEDECMEGADETASICSTKNTHDLDMNDSFWYNDSLVNDDGYNRMSLDPDQEDMGGEEKENTMDELENYQRTEASFRSASQSISSPEIAFSWPTTQAPSRLSTLSQRASSTGLSGSEVSDEEDFTVYEGKPCMLVLTGPNDSGKSVYMKQVALIVQLAHVGSFVPAGKATIGLTDRILTRILTRETVLDDQSAFMIDIKQAAFALNFATKRSLLVVDEFGKGTTASNGAALLASYLSHFIELGKSQQPKVLAATHFHEVFENGLLDGYQQDDLALAHMDVRLNLGVDAIEDQVTYLHRLLPGRGPSSLGIKCAEMRGIPARILNRADEIVEMLEAGVGLTQVPARLSGEELQRQIEATFLTRWLLTLPRGVLERAKNGDPSIDVRAMLEQAMRDARQAALDGLAEYVGEDGGLSGDCEMEGEEEDIEMEDAGGSSDFDW; encoded by the exons ATGGCCGTCAACATGGATCGAGAGGGCAAAGTGGGCTGTGCTTACTATAGCGCCGTGGATGAAACGCTGTTTCTTGAGGACGACATAGCCATGGGAGGCATAGAGACTGTTGAAACCTTTCTCCTTCACCTGGAGCCAACCTCGGTTCTCATTTCCAATCGTGCAGCGGATTCACTAGTTCAATTTCTCGAACCAAACGCACAAAAGTTCGATGATGATCAGACATCACGTACAGACAAAGGCCCGTATATTCTACGCCACCTTGTTTCAGCACAGTTCAACTACGACACAGCGAGAGAGCTATTAGCTAATGTCGGCATTTTCTCGGACGAGTCGCAAGAGCCCGACCCCCTTCAGGTGCAgtctggagaggaagagccTATTCAATGCATTGGGTCTTCTAGCCATATCAAACTTGTGCGCCTGGCCAGAATCATCAATTTGGAAAGCCAGCTTTCTGTAGGGTGTGCTGGGGCAGTTCTCACCGACCTCGAACGCCGAAGGGCAGTGGAGGAAGAGTCCGGCTCCGGTGAAGAAGGGAAGGTTCCGTTCCGGGTGAAACGTATCAAGATGAACCTTTCCACAGATACCATGCTGCTCGGCGCCGATGCCCTGATATCTCTTAACATTATACGTCCGCATATTCAAGCCATTCCTGGACTCCGCGGGTCTAGCGACGAACCACGAGCCAAGGAAAACCTCTCTGTAGCGGACCTTCTGGCCTCGCTGGCATCAACGACGCAGGGAAAGCAGAAAGTGCGCCAGATGCTGCTGCGGCCAAGTCTCAACCTCGACGTGATACATCAACGCCAGTCGACGATTCATATGATGTTGGATCCGGAGAATGTTTCAATCGTGAAGAGTATGCGCAAACTGCtcaagaggttgaagagtCCCAAGACACTGCTGCTCCACGTAAAGAAAGGCGTGGATCGTGTAAGGGGCCATCTGTCGCTCCGAATGGGCGACTGGAAAGCTGTGGTTCGCTTTGCTACAGTTGCTGCCAACGTTCACCAGGCCGTGACCTCACTTGTTCGCACCTCGGGGCTTGAGATCATCTCCAAG ATCTGCGACACGATTGATCCTCGTccgtttcttcttcttgccgaCAAAATCATGAGAACATTTGACTTCGAGGCTTCCAAGGACAGCCAACGTACCATCATTTTGTCGGGTGCAAGCCCTGGACTGGATCAGCTTAGGCAAGAGTTGGCGGAGGTCTGTGATATGCTTCCTGATATCAGGGATAACATTGCGAGGGAGGCTCCCAGGTGGGCAAACAAACATATTCTACACTGCACCGTCATGGAACAGTCGGGCTTTCTTATCGGTGTTGCCATCAAGCCAGATACCGGCGTGGGGGTCTACTATGGGCATGACCTCCTCGATGATGAATGGGAACTGGTCTTTGTGACCGAAGGAGTCGCCTATTACAAGAACAAGCTGATGCACGATCTCGACTCACAATATGGCGACTTACCATCCTACATCACCGAAGAAGAAATGCTTCTGGTCATGGAGCTATCTGGCCATGTTCGAGAGCAGGAAAAGGCaatcctcgccgcctcggaAATATACGCTGAACTTGACAGTCTGTCAGCATTGGCCTCTGCGGCGGAAAAGTACAACTGGGTGGCACCTACCATGACCACTTCCAACATCATCGACATTATCGACGGacgccaccccctccaagagTTGGTAGTTCCGTCATTTATACCCAACAATTGTAGTTTGCGAGGTGGATTTGGGAAAACCAAGCTACATGGAAGCCTGGACGAAGACGAGTGCATGGAAGGGGCTGATGAGACCGCTTCTATATGCTCCACCAAGAACACACACGACTTGGACATGAATGACAGTTTTTGGTACAATGACAGCCTCGTTAATGATGACGGGTATAACCGCATGTCCCTCGACCCGGACCAGGAAGATATGGGCGgtgaagagaaggaaaacaCCATGGACGAATTGGAAAACTATCAGAGGACTGAAGCAAGCTTCAGGTCGGCTTCCCAATCCATATCCTCCCCAGAGATTGCTTTCAGCTGGCCAACTACACAAGCCCCATCACGCCTCTCGACTTTGTCCCAACGCGCTTCTAGTACCGGGTTGTCTGGCTCCGAGGTatccgacgaggaagacTTTACGGTGTACGAAGGCAAGCCGTGTATGTTAGTACTCACCGGCCCCAATGATTCAGGCAAGAGCGTCTACATGAAACAGGTTGCGCTCATTGTACAGCTGGCCCATGTGGGGAGTTTTGTCCCTGCAGGGAAAGCCACAATAGGTCTGACGGACCGCATACTGACGAGAATTCTGACGCGCGAGACAGTTCTCGACGACCAAAGTGCTTTTATGATCGATATAAAGCAGGCAGCTTTTGCGTTGAATTTTGCCACAAAGAGGAGCTTACTTGTAGTCGACGAGTTTGGAAAGGGCACCACGGCATCAAACGGCGCGGCTCTTCTCGCTTCATATCTGTCCCATTTTATCGAGCTTGGGAAATCGCAGCAACCAAAGGTTCTTGCAGCAACGCACTTTCATGAGGTATTCGAAAATGGCCTACTCGATGGCTACCAACAAGACGACCTTGCTTTGGCGCACATGGATGTTCGTCTCAACCTGGGAGTAGATGCGATCGAGGACCAGGTCACATACTTGCATCGTCTCTTGCCGGGGCGGGGCCCATCAAGTTTGGGAATAAAGTGTGCCGAGATGCGAGGCATACCGGCCCGCATTCTGAATCGAGCGGATGAGATTgttgagatgttggaggcTGGGGTCGGCTTGACGCAGGTGCCAGCAAGGCTCTCGGGTGAAGAGTTGCAAAGGCAGATCGAGGCAACTTTTTTGACAAGGTGGCTTCTCACGCTGCCTAGAGGTGTGTTGGAGAGAGCTAAGAACGGGGACCCGTCTATTGATGTGAGGGCCATGTTGGAGCAGGCAATGCGAGATGCTAGGCAGGCGGCTCTTGATGGTCTCGCAGAGTATGtcggtgaggatggcggccTCAGTGGTGATTGTGAGatggaaggcgaggaagaggataTAGAGATGGAAGATGCCGGGGGGTCGTCGGATTTTGACTGGTAA